The following proteins come from a genomic window of Asterias amurensis chromosome 15, ASM3211899v1:
- the LOC139948441 gene encoding QRFP-like peptide receptor: MEQASPPILIFRTIFITVDVFSTVFGNIMSVIIIHRSHGFSESTKVLMTSLCTADLGVGLTLATSIISSALDRWIFGEAWCKITAGLLAVCLSMSVISLLGVSVDRLVAIRWPLRHPALITEQRVQVICVALWAISAAFATGIVLVANEDTNIYLPVATICFMGYTQDTAFVGMEIFYTLVLCVVPLGTIVTIYTTLLHISTKHQRRLRNLNLPRDHRDESAGQEPTSSVCRVTTATTESSRDGGATSMRKTITKNRKALKMFLVVTLGFSLCWVPHFVVRLYGTSTGGGIPRWLKFVYVWLPMSNSFWNVIIYTLMNGSFRMEMLKLLRKVGCCGGQRVIPQTTEL, translated from the coding sequence ATGGAACAGGCAAGTCCTCCGATCCTCATCTTTCGAACGATTTTCATCACAGTAGACGTCTTCTCGACGGTATTTGGCAACATCATGTCCGTTATAATCATCCACAGATCCCATGGGTTCTCAGAAAGTACCAAAGTCCTCATGACCTCCCTCTGTACGGCAGATTTAGGGGTTGGGCTTACCCTCGCCACCTCCATCATCTCATCAGCGTTGGATAGGTGGATTTTCGGCGAAGCCTGGTGTAAAATCACAGCCGGGTTACTGGCTGTTTGCTTGAGTATGTCAGTGATTTCCCTATTAGGGGTAAGCGTGGACCGCCTGGTTGCAATACGCTGGCCGCTGAGACACCCAGCCTTGATAACAGAGCAAAGAGTTCAAGTGATATGCGTCGCGCTGTGGGCAATCAGTGCAGCGTTTGCCACTGGGATTGTTCTGGTGGCGAACGAAGATACAAATATCTATTTACCAGTGGCGACAATATGCTTTATGGGTTATACACAAGATACCGCATTCGTTGGAATGGAGATATTTTACACATTGGTGCTATGTGTGGTTCCGTTGGGTACAATTGTGACGATTTATACCACACTGCTACACATCAGCACCAAGCACCAACGGCGATTGCGTAATCTCAACCTCCCACGGGACCATCGAGATGAAAGTGCCGGCCAGGAACCCACAAGTTCGGTTTGTAGAGTCACCACTGCTACCACAGAGAGCAGCAGAGACGGAGGTGCCACTTCGATGAGGAAAACCATCACCAAGAACAGAAAAGCCCTCAAAATGTTCCTGGTTGTTACCCTCGGTTTCTCACTGTGCTGGGTGCCTCACTTTGTCGTGAGGCTTTACGGTACCTCAACTGGAGGAGGTATACCCCGTTGGTTGAAGTTCGTATACGTGTGGTTACCAATGTCTAATAGTTTCTGGAATGTCATTATCTACACCTTGATGAATGGTTCCTTTAGGATGGAGATGTTGAAGTTACTACGAAAAGTTGGGTGCTGTGGTGGGCAACGGGTGATACCTCAAACCACGGAGCTATAA
- the LOC139948449 gene encoding cation channel sperm-associated auxiliary subunit TMEM249-like, whose amino-acid sequence MSKSHVGIFGTWDMNFWTTPEEVFKAKLEANPIHPFTETSPDHFEVTLRSPWLWISLFGLLVTSISTVGYYATNPPDQSLTYFIMAIMVFFYTTFVYSDLRRIVIDTARHEYEFHVGSRLMYRGHIHNVYIRLVGQKSGTGDTYYTVVLNGFHLEEQVLTSSTIRRHKLEKLGRKLAARLNVNYFDFLDRSVKHVVRHRCPYASPDDSIESLSLFA is encoded by the exons ATGTCGAAATCTCACGTTGGTATCTTTGGCACATGGGACATGAACTTCTGGACCACACCAGAGGAAGTCTTCAAAGCCAAGCTGGAGGCTAACCCCATCCACCCATTCACGGAAACTTCCCCCGATCATTTCGAGGTGACACTCCGGTCGCCCTGGCTTTGGATCTCGCTGTTCGGCCTCCTCGTAACCTCCATCTCGACAGTCGGATACTACGCAACTAATCCTCCGGATCAATCTCTGACTTACTTCATCATGGCGATTATGGTTTTCTTCTACACCACTTTCGTGTACTCTGATCTGAGGAGGATTGTGATTGACACGGCGAGACACGAGTATGAGTTCCATGTTGGAAGTAGACTGATGTACAGAGGGCATATTCACAATGTCTATATTAGGCTTGTTGGGCAGAAGAGTG GAACAGGCGATACCTACTACACCGTTGTCCTTAACGGCTTCCACCTCGAGGAGCAGGTCCTGACGTCATCAACCATCCGGAGACACAAACTGGAGAAACTCGGTCGCAAGTTGGCTGCGAGACTCAACGTGAACTACTTCGACTTTCTGGACAGGTCCGTCAAGCACGTGGTGCGGCATCGCTGCCCGTATGCGTCGCCCGATGACTCGATCGAAAGTCTGTCTCTGTTTGCTTAA